One Pyrus communis chromosome 13, drPyrComm1.1, whole genome shotgun sequence genomic window carries:
- the LOC137713395 gene encoding serine/arginine-rich SC35-like splicing factor SCL33 isoform X1 — protein sequence MRGRSYSYSPSPPRGYGRRRRSPSPRGRGRDLPTSLLVRNLRHDCRPEDLRGPFGRFGPLKDIYLPRDYYTGEPRGFGFVQFVDPADAADAKYHMDGQILLGRELTVVFAEENRKKPSEMRARDRVRGRSYDNRRSRSRYSRSPCYARTYSRSPDYYSPSHRPRRYSRSISPRDRRYRDESRSRSPYGSRSRSRSRSLDYSQ from the exons ATGAGGGGTAGGAGCTATAGTTACAGCCCTTCGCCGCCTAGGGGTTACGGCAGGCGACGCCGTAGCCCTAGCCCGAGAGGTCGTGGTAGGGATCTTCCCACCAGTCTCTTGGTCCGCAATCTTCGCCATGACTGCAG GCCTGAGGATTTACGCGGGCCATTTGGGCGATTTGGCCCCCTTAAGGACATATACTTGCCTAGGGATTATTATACTGG GGAGCCACGTGGCTTTGGATTTGTTCAGTTTGTAGACCCTGCTGATGCTGCTGATGCTAAATACCATATGGATGGTCAAATTCTCCTCGGACGGGAATTGACGGTTGTATTTGCTGAGGAGAACAGAAAGAAACCCTCGGAAATGAGGGCAAGAGATCGTGTTAG gggtCGGTCATATGATAACAGGCGATCCCGCTCTCGCTATTCACGATCACCGTGCTATGCTCGAACATATTCTCGAAGTCCTGATTATTATTCACCTTCCCACAGGCCAAGGCGATACTCTAG GTCAATTTCACCTAGAGATAGAAGGTACCGGGACGAATCACGCTCAAGGTCTCCCTATGGTTCAAGAAGCCGTAGCCGCAGTCGAAGCCTGGACTACTCTCAGTAG
- the LOC137713983 gene encoding uncharacterized protein isoform X2 gives MDSYLTRCSSSTHTLSVVESFLFQQTSISEKMARCFQGWVFLLAVLVLALSTPCSHAHLKHKKFKTKTGVYLSPKFVLEPGLSSGKYFYNVHFPKGHIALKSFNAEIIDEEGNSSPLHEVYLHHWVVERYYARKGYVEPEQQLPLQLSELDVIWLRNSGMCQNGALGQYFGLGSETRKTATHVPGHYGIEVGDGKGVPEGFEERWMLNVHAIDTRGVEYDLGCTECRCDMYNVSRDPSGQPLPAGYTGGLTCCPDGAKCRLKQGFDGEKKNHYLRYTVN, from the exons ATGGATTCATATCTAACACGGTGCTCATCTTCAACTCATACTCTTTCGGTGGTTGAGAGCTTCCTCTTCCAGCAGACATCCATTTCGGA GAAAATGGCACGTTGTTTTCAAGGTTGGGTATTTTTGTTAGCCGTGCTAGTATTGGCATTAAGCACTCCATGTTCACATGCACATCTGAAACACAAGAAATTTAAGACCAAGACTGGCGTCTACCTCTCGCCTAAGTTTGTGTTGGAACCAGGATTAAGTTCCGGCAAATACTTTTACAACGTTCACTTCCCAAAAGGTCACATTGCCCTAAAGAGTTTCAATGCTGAAATAATTGATGAAGAAGGGAATTCCAGTCCTCTTCATGAAGTCTACCTCCATCACTGGGTTGTTGAAAGATATTATGCTCGGAAAGGTTACGTGGAGCCAGAGCAGCAGCTTCCCCTGCAGCTCTCGGAATTGGATGTTATATGGCTGAGGAACAGTGGGATGTGCCAGAATGGTGCTCTTGGACAATATTTTGGACTCGGATCCGAAACACGAAAAACAGCCACACACGTTCCAGGTCATTATGGAATCGAAGTTGGGGATGGTAAAGGGGTTCCTGAAGGGTTTGAGGAGAGATGGATGCTCAACGTGCATGCAATTGATACTAGAGGAGTGGAATATGACCTAGGGTGTACGGAGTGCAGGTGTGATATGTATAACGTGTCCAGGGATCCAAGTGGCCAGCCTCTGCCGGCTGGGTATACCGGGGGTTTGACATGTTGCCCTGATGGTGCAAAGTGCAGACTGAAACAAGGGTTTGATGGTGAAAAGAAAAACCACTACTTGAGATATACTGTGAACTAG
- the LOC137713394 gene encoding F-box/kelch-repeat protein At2g44130-like, protein MQTAELLTELIPGLPEELGYECLTRLHYSTHRVASRVCRRWQHLVQSREFHNHRKQSGRTHKAACLVQALPVQTGSYEAKPAKPPGYGVSIFDSVSGNWDRIDPVPKYPHGLPMFCQVTGSEGKLVVMGGWDPSNYQPIRDVFVYEFTTQRWTRGKDMPETRSFFAACELNGRIYIAGGHDENKNAMKSARVYDVRENEWSELTEMSQGRDECEGFVSGSEFWVVSGYATDMQGRFVGSAEIYETGSGRWRLEEDVWRAGQCPRSCVGVGKDGKFFCWGDCDPRVRVGPCALELGKWSFLAGSAYQGASQGVFLVEGQNGKLKKMETSEEFSGFVQSGCRVEV, encoded by the coding sequence ATGCAAACGGCCGAGTTACTAACCGAGTTAATTCCCGGTCTGCCGGAAGAACTCGGATACGAGTGCCTGACCCGTCTGCACTATTCCACTCACCGAGTCGCCTCCCGAGTCTGCCGCCGATGGCAGCACCTTGTCCAAAGTCGGGAATTTCATAACCACAGGAAGCAATCCGGGCGGACCCACAAGGCGGCTTGCCTGGTCCAGGCTCTTCCGGTTCAGACCGGATCGTACGAGGCCAAACCGGCTAAACCGCCTGGTTATGGGGTCTCCATTTTTGACTCTGTGAGTGGGAATTGGGACCGGATCGACCCGGTTCCGAAGTACCCGCACGGGCTTCCGATGTTCTGTCAGGTGACAGGCTCGGAGGGGAAGCTGGTGGTGATGGGCGGGTGGGACCCGTCGAATTACCAGCCGATTCGGGACGTGTTTGTGTACGAGTTCACGACTCAGCGGTGGACTCGGGGGAAGGACATGCCCGAGACCCGGTCGTTCTTCGCCGCCTGCGAGCTAAACGGGCGGATATACATCGCCGGCGGCCACGACGAAAACAAGAACGCGATGAAATCGGCGAGGGTTTACGATGTGAGGGAGAACGAATGGAGCGAGCTGACCGAGATGAGTCAGGGCCGAGACGAGTGCGAGGGGTTCGTATCCGGGTCGGAGTTTTGGGTCGTCAGCGGGTACGCGACGGACATGCAAGGGAGGTTCGTGGGGAGTGCGGAGATCTATGAAACCGGGTCGGGTCGGTGGAGGCTGGAGGAGGACGTGTGGCGGGCGGGTCAGTGCCCGAGGTCGTGCGTCGGGGTTGGGAAAGACGGGAAGTTCTTCTGTTGGGGTGACTGCGATCCGAGAGTCCGGGTCGGGCCTTGCGCGCTCGAGTTGGGGAAATGGTCCTTTTTGGCGGGGTCGGCTTACCAGGGAGCGTCGCAGGGGGTCTTTTTGGTGGAAGGGCAGAATggtaaattgaagaaaatggaaACGTCCGAGGAGTTCTCTGGGTTCGTGCAGTCCGGGTGCCGCGTGGaggtttga
- the LOC137713395 gene encoding serine/arginine-rich SC35-like splicing factor SCL33 isoform X2: protein MRGRSYSYSPSPPRGYGRRRRSPSPRGRGRDLPTSLLVRNLRHDCRPEDLRGPFGRFGPLKDIYLPRDYYTGEPRGFGFVQFVDPADAADAKYHMDGQILLGRELTVVFAEENRKKPSEMRARDRVRGRSYDNRRSRSRYSRSPCYARTYSRSPDYYSPSHRPRRYSRTDRTISKR from the exons ATGAGGGGTAGGAGCTATAGTTACAGCCCTTCGCCGCCTAGGGGTTACGGCAGGCGACGCCGTAGCCCTAGCCCGAGAGGTCGTGGTAGGGATCTTCCCACCAGTCTCTTGGTCCGCAATCTTCGCCATGACTGCAG GCCTGAGGATTTACGCGGGCCATTTGGGCGATTTGGCCCCCTTAAGGACATATACTTGCCTAGGGATTATTATACTGG GGAGCCACGTGGCTTTGGATTTGTTCAGTTTGTAGACCCTGCTGATGCTGCTGATGCTAAATACCATATGGATGGTCAAATTCTCCTCGGACGGGAATTGACGGTTGTATTTGCTGAGGAGAACAGAAAGAAACCCTCGGAAATGAGGGCAAGAGATCGTGTTAG gggtCGGTCATATGATAACAGGCGATCCCGCTCTCGCTATTCACGATCACCGTGCTATGCTCGAACATATTCTCGAAGTCCTGATTATTATTCACCTTCCCACAGGCCAAGGCGATACTCTAG GACAGACAGAACAATCAGTAAGAGGTAA
- the LOC137713983 gene encoding uncharacterized protein isoform X1: MDSYLTRCSSSTHTLSVVESFLFQQTSISDRKMARCFQGWVFLLAVLVLALSTPCSHAHLKHKKFKTKTGVYLSPKFVLEPGLSSGKYFYNVHFPKGHIALKSFNAEIIDEEGNSSPLHEVYLHHWVVERYYARKGYVEPEQQLPLQLSELDVIWLRNSGMCQNGALGQYFGLGSETRKTATHVPGHYGIEVGDGKGVPEGFEERWMLNVHAIDTRGVEYDLGCTECRCDMYNVSRDPSGQPLPAGYTGGLTCCPDGAKCRLKQGFDGEKKNHYLRYTVN, from the exons ATGGATTCATATCTAACACGGTGCTCATCTTCAACTCATACTCTTTCGGTGGTTGAGAGCTTCCTCTTCCAGCAGACATCCATTTCGGA CAGGAAAATGGCACGTTGTTTTCAAGGTTGGGTATTTTTGTTAGCCGTGCTAGTATTGGCATTAAGCACTCCATGTTCACATGCACATCTGAAACACAAGAAATTTAAGACCAAGACTGGCGTCTACCTCTCGCCTAAGTTTGTGTTGGAACCAGGATTAAGTTCCGGCAAATACTTTTACAACGTTCACTTCCCAAAAGGTCACATTGCCCTAAAGAGTTTCAATGCTGAAATAATTGATGAAGAAGGGAATTCCAGTCCTCTTCATGAAGTCTACCTCCATCACTGGGTTGTTGAAAGATATTATGCTCGGAAAGGTTACGTGGAGCCAGAGCAGCAGCTTCCCCTGCAGCTCTCGGAATTGGATGTTATATGGCTGAGGAACAGTGGGATGTGCCAGAATGGTGCTCTTGGACAATATTTTGGACTCGGATCCGAAACACGAAAAACAGCCACACACGTTCCAGGTCATTATGGAATCGAAGTTGGGGATGGTAAAGGGGTTCCTGAAGGGTTTGAGGAGAGATGGATGCTCAACGTGCATGCAATTGATACTAGAGGAGTGGAATATGACCTAGGGTGTACGGAGTGCAGGTGTGATATGTATAACGTGTCCAGGGATCCAAGTGGCCAGCCTCTGCCGGCTGGGTATACCGGGGGTTTGACATGTTGCCCTGATGGTGCAAAGTGCAGACTGAAACAAGGGTTTGATGGTGAAAAGAAAAACCACTACTTGAGATATACTGTGAACTAG